A single region of the candidate division WOR-3 bacterium genome encodes:
- the dinB gene encoding DNA polymerase IV encodes MFLCIDLDAFFVSVERALNPELNGKPVVVGALPGERGVVASASYEARHFGIKSGMPISQAYKLCPWAIFLRPDFPKYEEFSKRFEEFLYHYSPGVEKASIDEAFVDIRGTERLFGPPLVLAQQIKQKIKEFLRLPCSIGIARTKVIAKIACEQSKPGGLLIVNPEEERKFLFPLSVDVLPGIGPKSLVVLKNLNIHTVEDFFKTPDWILEVALGQGYRTIKSFLNGGDYRLLNTIKSMSHEVTFPEDTNDGELIRSVFYQLIEILCQRLRQNGLATLLCIIKLRFSDFKTVTRRVRLPTSTNSQQRIYKFCLPVLQGMMEENKRIRLIGVALTAFQYDRFQPSIFSLQEERLNRLNQALDKARLKFGFNSVLPAKNLAVKFNTRVHSLITPQG; translated from the coding sequence ATGTTTCTTTGCATTGATTTAGATGCCTTTTTTGTTTCGGTAGAGCGGGCATTGAACCCGGAACTCAATGGAAAACCGGTGGTAGTGGGTGCATTGCCAGGAGAGCGGGGGGTGGTGGCTTCTGCTTCTTATGAAGCAAGACACTTCGGGATAAAATCCGGTATGCCCATTTCTCAAGCCTATAAATTATGTCCATGGGCAATCTTCTTAAGGCCAGATTTTCCTAAATATGAAGAATTTTCCAAGCGGTTTGAGGAGTTTCTTTATCATTACTCCCCGGGCGTGGAAAAGGCTTCCATAGACGAAGCATTTGTGGATATAAGAGGAACCGAGCGCCTCTTTGGACCCCCTCTTGTTCTTGCTCAGCAAATCAAACAGAAGATCAAGGAGTTTCTCCGTCTCCCATGCTCTATCGGCATCGCCCGGACAAAGGTTATTGCCAAAATTGCTTGCGAGCAATCAAAACCTGGTGGGTTGTTGATAGTCAATCCAGAAGAGGAAAGGAAATTCCTTTTTCCTCTCTCCGTTGATGTCCTCCCGGGGATTGGACCGAAATCACTAGTGGTATTAAAAAATTTGAATATACACACGGTGGAGGATTTTTTTAAGACCCCAGATTGGATTCTAGAGGTCGCCTTGGGCCAGGGCTATCGAACGATCAAATCTTTTCTGAATGGCGGTGATTACCGACTTTTAAATACAATCAAATCAATGAGTCATGAGGTAACCTTTCCCGAGGATACCAATGATGGGGAACTGATAAGAAGTGTGTTTTATCAGCTCATTGAGATTTTATGCCAGCGCCTCCGACAGAATGGATTGGCGACGCTTTTATGCATAATAAAATTACGGTTTTCGGATTTCAAAACCGTTACCCGGCGTGTTCGGTTACCGACTAGCACCAATTCCCAGCAGCGTATTTATAAGTTTTGTTTACCGGTGCTTCAGGGGATGATGGAAGAAAACAAACGGATAAGGCTCATCGGGGTTGCTTTAACTGCTTTTCAATACGACCGGTTTCAACCTTCAATCTTTTCACTCCAGGAAGAGCGTTTGAATCGTCTCAACCAGGCCTTGGATAAAGCACGCCTCAAATTTGGTTTTAATTCCGTATTGCCCGCAAAAAATTTGGCGGTTAAATTTAATACCCGGGTTCATTCACTGATTACACCCCAGGGTTAA
- the lexA gene encoding transcriptional repressor LexA encodes MGREKKQEILKAIRDFIREYGYPPTIREIARMVGLKSTKGVKVHIDNLVKEGLLKKTQSKARGLMVEPVRLPIVGRVAAGLPNLAFEEIEGYFDPFSWQDCFLLRVKGDSMINARIYDGDLVVVRPGGDAQEGDIVVANVEGETTIKRLRVINGRFVLKPENDSYPLIEKPFEIMGKVVGVVRELNP; translated from the coding sequence ATGGGTAGAGAGAAAAAACAGGAGATCCTCAAGGCAATCCGGGATTTTATAAGGGAATATGGTTATCCTCCTACAATTCGGGAGATTGCCCGGATGGTAGGATTGAAGAGCACAAAAGGGGTAAAGGTTCATATCGACAATCTAGTAAAAGAAGGGTTGCTGAAAAAGACCCAGAGCAAGGCAAGGGGATTGATGGTAGAACCGGTTAGACTGCCAATAGTGGGAAGGGTGGCTGCTGGGTTGCCTAATCTCGCTTTTGAAGAGATTGAAGGATATTTTGACCCTTTTTCCTGGCAGGACTGCTTTTTGTTAAGGGTGAAGGGAGATAGTATGATCAATGCCCGGATATATGATGGAGACCTGGTGGTGGTCCGTCCGGGCGGAGACGCCCAGGAAGGGGATATAGTTGTTGCCAATGTGGAAGGAGAGACGACTATAAAAAGATTGAGGGTAATAAACGGTAGATTTGTTCTGAAACCCGAGAATGATTCATATCCCCTGATAGAGAAACCGTTTGAAATAATGGGCAAGGTAGTTGGAGTGGTAAGGGAACTCAACCCCTGA
- the rpsU gene encoding 30S ribosomal protein S21 gives MTKIVVYEGESFDNAMRRFRKSVERAGILRAIKKHEVYEKPSERRKRRLLAARKKELKRQREEL, from the coding sequence ATGACCAAGATCGTCGTCTATGAAGGCGAATCTTTCGATAATGCAATGCGCCGATTTAGAAAATCGGTGGAGCGCGCCGGTATTCTTCGTGCTATTAAGAAGCACGAAGTCTATGAAAAACCGAGCGAAAGAAGAAAAAGGCGCTTGCTCGCTGCAAGGAAAAAAGAACTAAAAAGACAGCGGGAGGAATTATAG
- a CDS encoding radical SAM protein, with translation MKLLLVTPRSGPRKPPLGLKIPQLALHILASLTPPDIELSVVDEQLADINFAHHYDLAGISIMTANAPRGYQIAQQLKKMGTKVVFGGIHASVLPEEALQHGDAVVVGEAEGVWQKVIEDFQNNRLQKIYKAEPFDLCKSPLPRRDLKLEPVILGYKWPGFFTTRGCPYNCEFCSVSDIFGKKIRHLPIATVIKDIENADSKIFLNLDDNVVGDPKYAKELFLALAPLKIEWGGQSTINIAQDSELLKLCYQAGCRGLFIGIESISAKSSAGFKKTLKTIEENYDAVKKIQDAGILFHPSFVFGLDEDTKDIFERTLDFLYKARITTATFNILTPYPGTRLYYRLKKEGRLLTEDWEKYNHSTVVFKPKNMTIEELIEGYYLLKKEFYSISKICKRILYLGEISNPGLVQFFYAVFNNIAGRQITVDSIPENYKTRT, from the coding sequence GTGAAATTATTACTTGTCACACCACGTTCTGGCCCTAGGAAGCCGCCACTGGGTTTGAAGATTCCCCAACTTGCCCTTCACATCCTTGCGTCCCTAACTCCACCCGATATTGAACTATCCGTTGTCGATGAACAATTGGCTGATATCAACTTTGCCCACCATTATGACCTTGCCGGTATTTCCATAATGACCGCCAATGCTCCTCGTGGATACCAAATTGCCCAGCAACTCAAAAAAATGGGTACAAAGGTAGTCTTTGGGGGGATACACGCCTCGGTCCTTCCTGAAGAAGCCTTACAGCACGGAGATGCAGTGGTGGTAGGCGAAGCCGAAGGAGTGTGGCAAAAGGTAATTGAAGATTTCCAAAATAACCGCCTGCAAAAAATTTACAAAGCAGAACCCTTTGATCTGTGTAAATCTCCTCTGCCGCGCCGAGATCTCAAACTCGAGCCGGTCATCCTCGGTTACAAATGGCCCGGATTCTTTACCACCCGGGGTTGCCCCTACAACTGTGAATTCTGTTCGGTAAGTGATATTTTCGGAAAAAAGATTAGGCACCTGCCGATTGCCACTGTCATTAAAGATATCGAGAATGCCGATTCTAAGATCTTCTTAAACCTTGATGATAATGTAGTAGGTGACCCTAAATATGCGAAAGAATTGTTTCTGGCGCTCGCACCTTTAAAAATTGAATGGGGCGGCCAGAGCACAATAAACATTGCCCAGGATAGTGAATTATTGAAATTGTGTTATCAAGCAGGATGTCGAGGGTTGTTCATCGGTATCGAATCCATCTCCGCAAAAAGCTCTGCCGGTTTTAAAAAAACCCTTAAAACGATCGAAGAGAATTATGACGCTGTCAAGAAGATTCAAGATGCCGGGATACTTTTCCATCCTTCTTTTGTCTTTGGTTTAGATGAAGATACCAAGGATATATTCGAAAGAACCCTTGATTTTTTATATAAAGCACGGATTACAACTGCAACTTTTAACATCCTCACTCCGTATCCAGGGACAAGGCTCTATTATCGTCTGAAAAAAGAAGGACGCCTTCTTACTGAAGATTGGGAAAAATATAATCATTCTACAGTGGTCTTCAAGCCCAAAAACATGACGATTGAAGAGTTGATTGAAGGTTATTATCTTTTGAAAAAAGAATTTTATTCAATCTCGAAAATCTGCAAAAGGATTTTGTACTTGGGCGAAATTAGTAATCCGGGATTAGTGCAATTCTTTTATGCGGTATTCAACAATATTGCAGGCCGGCAGATAACTGTTGATTCCATCCCAGAAAATTACAAGACCCGGACATAA
- the dnaG gene encoding DNA primase, whose amino-acid sequence MIEREKIEEIVRQTDIVDLISQYLPLKKVGKNYRALCPFHSERTPSFYVSPEKGIYYCFGCKKGGNALNFLMEYEHLDFPDALRRLAKNLGIEIDTTKNLKYKELYEINELATQFYSLVLTKEIGRRGQNYLKERRIDIEKLKDFRLGYAPSSGGLITFMRQKGINIEKLINAGLVAQNRELFHDRIIFPIFNLAGRVIGFGGRRVDDWIQPKYLNSPETPIFKKGDVLYGLYQAKEAIKAKAEAIIVEGYFDLLSLFQAGVKNLCAPLGTALTENQAVLISRYAQKANILFDGDLSGIKAALRSIGILINAQVDVHIVEIPEDYDPDEFIKEKGIEALHMLINSAADFFTFYKKVTEIKSVEDEVNLIKELIEIISKIHDPIRLDRYLRHTAQVFDIPIDVLRRKVAGGMGSKKTPAPEKTTKKVITPEEKLMSLILNNLKYFNHAREIISLDDFSDMRVKKLFEFLLKQENFSVQEIFDLNIEEDLKNKILASLIEAERLTEEDFVQTLKAYKKNILRKKLKTKISEAIKTGDDESLKKYQELLKIKKE is encoded by the coding sequence ATGATTGAACGCGAAAAGATCGAAGAAATTGTTCGACAGACCGATATTGTGGATTTAATATCCCAGTATCTCCCTTTGAAGAAAGTGGGAAAGAATTATCGCGCTCTTTGTCCATTTCATTCCGAAAGAACGCCCTCCTTCTATGTGAGTCCCGAGAAGGGAATTTACTACTGTTTTGGCTGTAAAAAAGGCGGCAATGCGTTGAATTTCTTGATGGAATATGAACATCTTGATTTTCCTGATGCCCTGCGCCGTCTCGCCAAGAATTTGGGAATCGAAATTGACACCACGAAAAATCTCAAATATAAAGAATTATACGAGATCAATGAACTCGCAACACAGTTTTATTCCCTAGTCCTGACAAAAGAAATCGGACGGAGAGGACAGAATTATCTTAAAGAACGGCGTATTGATATAGAAAAACTAAAGGATTTCCGTCTTGGTTATGCACCAAGTTCCGGGGGTCTGATTACCTTTATGCGGCAGAAGGGGATAAATATTGAAAAACTCATAAATGCAGGGCTGGTAGCACAGAATCGTGAACTCTTCCATGACCGGATAATCTTTCCCATCTTTAACCTTGCCGGTCGGGTCATCGGCTTCGGAGGCCGGAGAGTTGATGACTGGATCCAACCCAAATATCTCAATTCACCCGAAACCCCAATCTTTAAGAAAGGTGATGTCCTTTATGGTTTATACCAGGCGAAGGAAGCGATAAAGGCAAAAGCTGAGGCCATAATTGTCGAGGGTTATTTCGACCTGCTCAGTCTTTTCCAAGCAGGAGTAAAAAATCTCTGTGCTCCCTTGGGAACCGCCTTGACCGAGAATCAAGCGGTATTGATTTCAAGATATGCACAAAAGGCGAACATCCTATTTGACGGAGACCTCTCGGGTATCAAGGCTGCACTCCGGTCCATCGGGATATTGATCAACGCCCAAGTAGATGTCCATATTGTAGAAATTCCTGAGGATTACGACCCTGATGAATTCATAAAAGAAAAAGGAATTGAAGCTTTGCATATGCTGATTAACTCGGCAGCCGATTTTTTCACCTTTTATAAAAAGGTGACCGAGATAAAAAGTGTTGAAGACGAGGTGAATTTAATCAAGGAATTGATCGAGATTATCAGTAAGATTCATGACCCGATACGACTGGACCGCTACTTGCGGCATACTGCCCAAGTTTTTGATATTCCGATAGATGTGCTGCGGAGGAAAGTGGCTGGTGGAATGGGTAGTAAAAAAACACCGGCTCCGGAAAAAACGACAAAAAAAGTTATCACGCCTGAAGAAAAATTGATGTCTTTAATACTCAATAATTTAAAATATTTTAATCATGCGCGGGAAATCATTTCTTTGGATGATTTCAGTGATATGCGCGTGAAAAAATTATTTGAGTTCTTATTAAAACAAGAAAACTTTTCGGTGCAAGAAATATTTGATTTAAATATTGAGGAAGACTTAAAAAATAAAATTTTGGCCTCGCTCATTGAGGCTGAAAGACTTACCGAGGAAGACTTTGTTCAAACTTTGAAAGCGTATAAAAAGAACATCTTAAGAAAGAAATTAAAAACCAAAATCAGCGAGGCAATTAAAACCGGAGACGATGAGTCTCTGAAAAAGTACCAAGAATTACTTAAAATTAAAAAGGAGTAA
- a CDS encoding PHP domain-containing protein, translating into MYIPILYHSNYGRGGSDFKTLFETLKDYQIPACGIVDDAFFGLYEFLTRAKEYGIKPLIGARVTVSGDQNRDPEKKFAIYLFIKNRIGYTNLCSILTRHAFQMLDTNFIKNHAAGLILITNAVPALEEFASAFAGQYYLLLPGASYMPDKKVPVVGANEIFYVKPQEKVIYRLLSKIKKFPVEDGNKKISYLIKPDQFIRFYEPQSPAIKNSLRIAEECSYLPDASEWIFPYCKKSLAEIIKPFHSRLNGQEKRRLESEYKIIKEMGFEPYFVLIYELKEFAQSQGIRMNVRGSAAASFILYLLGLSVVNPIKYQLPFERFLNQKRREPPDIDVDVEFNQRERLIDAIYKKFGNNHVARLSMINRFQIRARFRDTARAFGITPEELKNIKDHLGEKLVAAIMKLGEQIDGYPRAVATHPSGIVITPEPVVSYVPLYPGPLGAITQLDKEGIGVTGLVKIDILGVRGFPELYLKRETIDFADASVYRFLGEARTIGCFQIESPMVRQILKKIRPQSLLDIANAIAIIRPGPAQGGMKERFIKRLNNAEKITYPHPDLKDILQETLGIPIYQEQILNIANRFAGFSLEEADLLRRAMTKERNSTLMTTLREKFFQQAQASGYSRKETEQVWQRIAAFSSFSFNKAHSITYATLAYLSAYQKFYNPLEFFCRLLNNEGGYYPLHAYLNEARRWGIKILGPDINKSDWGFTIKDGALITGFRHIRNLSFSTFEKILRFRPFNNAEHLFVAVKPDIEEGLNLIRSGALNLFGESWSALYFKLLKSVRTTSRRSSREQTNLLLENINAEYFGDFNQQDKYKAQLYTLGFLPDQHILEFLYPNRSVKLSEVRGKKEEVDVVGLVIARRIICTSKHRFISFYTIDDETDHLEAVVFQQLEDDKAILKMKGRFVDDCFYVRVL; encoded by the coding sequence ATGTATATTCCAATTCTGTATCACAGTAATTATGGCCGGGGTGGTTCGGACTTTAAAACCCTTTTTGAAACGCTGAAAGATTACCAAATCCCTGCCTGCGGGATTGTTGATGATGCCTTCTTCGGGCTCTATGAATTTTTAACTCGGGCAAAGGAATATGGGATAAAACCGCTCATCGGCGCCCGGGTAACAGTGAGTGGAGATCAAAATCGCGATCCAGAAAAAAAGTTTGCCATCTATCTTTTTATCAAGAATCGCATTGGTTACACAAATCTCTGTTCGATTCTCACCCGTCATGCCTTCCAAATGCTAGATACCAATTTTATCAAAAACCATGCTGCCGGATTGATACTTATTACTAATGCAGTGCCAGCCCTTGAAGAATTTGCATCTGCTTTTGCTGGGCAATATTATCTTTTGCTTCCCGGTGCCTCCTACATGCCTGATAAGAAGGTACCGGTAGTGGGTGCTAATGAGATATTTTATGTCAAACCCCAGGAGAAGGTTATTTATCGACTCTTATCCAAAATAAAAAAATTTCCTGTTGAAGATGGGAACAAAAAGATTTCTTATCTTATTAAACCCGACCAGTTTATAAGGTTTTATGAACCTCAATCACCGGCAATAAAAAATTCCTTGCGTATTGCCGAGGAATGTTCATATTTGCCAGATGCCTCCGAATGGATCTTCCCCTATTGTAAAAAATCGTTGGCGGAAATTATTAAGCCATTTCATTCAAGACTGAATGGTCAAGAAAAAAGAAGATTGGAATCGGAATACAAAATTATAAAAGAAATGGGCTTTGAGCCATATTTCGTTCTCATCTACGAATTGAAGGAGTTTGCACAAAGCCAGGGCATAAGAATGAATGTGCGCGGTTCCGCGGCGGCATCTTTCATTCTCTACCTGCTGGGTCTTTCAGTGGTTAACCCAATCAAATACCAACTTCCTTTTGAGAGATTTTTGAATCAAAAACGGCGTGAACCACCTGATATTGATGTGGATGTGGAATTCAACCAACGTGAACGCCTGATAGATGCAATTTATAAAAAATTTGGTAATAACCATGTAGCACGGCTCAGTATGATAAACAGGTTTCAGATTCGCGCCCGGTTCCGGGATACGGCGCGCGCTTTTGGTATCACCCCGGAGGAGTTAAAGAACATTAAAGACCATCTTGGAGAGAAATTAGTTGCTGCAATAATGAAACTCGGGGAACAGATTGACGGATACCCGCGGGCTGTCGCTACGCACCCGAGTGGCATTGTGATAACTCCGGAGCCGGTCGTTAGCTATGTGCCATTATATCCGGGTCCACTGGGTGCAATTACTCAACTGGATAAAGAAGGTATCGGCGTTACCGGATTGGTGAAGATAGATATTCTCGGAGTCCGGGGTTTCCCGGAATTATATCTTAAACGGGAAACGATAGATTTTGCCGATGCTTCCGTCTATCGCTTCCTCGGGGAGGCAAGGACCATCGGTTGTTTTCAAATTGAGAGTCCAATGGTCCGGCAAATTTTAAAAAAAATCCGTCCCCAAAGCCTCCTCGATATTGCCAATGCAATTGCTATTATCAGACCCGGTCCAGCCCAGGGTGGTATGAAAGAGCGTTTTATAAAAAGATTGAATAATGCTGAGAAGATCACATATCCTCATCCGGACTTGAAGGATATTCTCCAGGAAACCTTAGGTATCCCAATATATCAAGAACAGATCCTGAATATTGCAAATCGTTTTGCGGGATTCAGCCTGGAAGAGGCTGACCTTTTAAGAAGGGCGATGACCAAGGAGCGAAATTCAACCCTCATGACGACGTTGAGAGAAAAATTTTTCCAGCAGGCACAGGCATCCGGGTATAGCCGGAAAGAGACCGAGCAGGTTTGGCAGAGAATTGCCGCTTTTTCTTCTTTTAGTTTCAACAAAGCCCACAGTATTACCTATGCCACACTCGCCTATCTGTCCGCCTATCAGAAATTCTACAACCCCCTGGAATTTTTTTGTCGACTATTGAATAATGAGGGTGGTTACTATCCCTTACATGCATATCTTAACGAGGCCCGGCGTTGGGGGATAAAGATTTTGGGTCCGGATATAAATAAGAGTGACTGGGGATTTACGATAAAGGATGGTGCATTGATCACTGGATTCCGTCATATTCGGAACCTTTCCTTTTCTACATTTGAAAAAATATTGAGGTTCCGACCTTTTAATAATGCAGAACATTTATTCGTGGCGGTCAAACCGGACATTGAAGAAGGATTGAATCTGATAAGATCAGGCGCGCTTAATTTGTTTGGGGAATCCTGGAGTGCTTTATACTTTAAATTATTAAAATCCGTAAGAACTACCTCCCGGAGGTCATCGAGAGAGCAGACAAACTTATTATTAGAAAATATCAATGCCGAATATTTTGGAGACTTTAATCAACAGGATAAGTATAAAGCACAGCTTTATACTTTGGGCTTTCTACCCGACCAACACATTCTGGAGTTTTTGTATCCCAACCGATCAGTGAAGTTATCGGAGGTTAGAGGAAAAAAAGAAGAAGTTGATGTGGTCGGTCTGGTGATTGCCCGAAGAATAATTTGCACCAGCAAGCATCGATTTATTTCATTTTACACTATTGATGATGAGACCGACCATTTGGAAGCAGTGGTGTTTCAACAACTGGAAGATGATAAAGCGATTTTAAAGATGAAAGGGCGTTTTGTTGATGATTGCTTTTATGTCCGGGTCTTGTAA
- a CDS encoding HD-GYP domain-containing protein, producing the protein MYKFGKDFIANFYTLIKATFVYEFNNDVVINLLNKFFNLIKTLFQTNNQIEILRYRDYIFFNKIRMRFEIEGYASLQFLEENLKRLGIKTITFFPGLKASEILKFATLFKLNREGFISEYQRINFPSITVEFYTQEEEPVPEFLKNGEQVKKTYFKALKVTKNLIQHLWARQSVDTRSFRRVVYTLIDSLSQDEFGLIALTSIKNFDEYTYNHSLNVGVLSLALGQRLDLDRKNLVKLGTAGLLHDIGKVAISKALIDKAQSLTEEEWEIMKKHSTFGVNEIIKTRGLDDISFAAFLAAYQHHWNYDGTGYPDRFDPKMQPNLFARIIRICDAYDAMTTSRPYQILPYPPPVAIRVIWSHAGSYFDPILVKVFIQILGVYPVSSCLELDNAEIAVVIHQNPVHIDRPVIKIVMNNRKQKIAGPVIDLSQEKRLNIIRPVYPQKYDLNPAEYLL; encoded by the coding sequence ATGTATAAATTCGGTAAAGATTTCATCGCGAACTTTTATACCTTAATCAAAGCGACATTTGTCTATGAATTCAATAACGATGTCGTAATCAATCTGTTAAATAAATTCTTCAATCTTATAAAAACTTTGTTCCAGACAAACAACCAGATTGAAATATTAAGATATCGGGATTATATCTTCTTCAATAAAATACGGATGCGTTTTGAAATTGAAGGGTATGCCAGTCTGCAATTTCTGGAGGAAAATCTGAAAAGATTGGGGATAAAAACGATAACTTTTTTCCCGGGTTTGAAAGCCAGCGAAATATTAAAGTTTGCCACGCTATTTAAATTGAACCGGGAAGGTTTTATCAGTGAATACCAGCGTATAAATTTTCCTTCGATCACTGTGGAATTCTACACCCAAGAAGAAGAACCGGTACCTGAATTTCTCAAAAACGGTGAGCAGGTAAAAAAAACCTACTTCAAGGCGTTAAAAGTAACGAAAAATTTAATCCAGCACCTCTGGGCTCGGCAGTCAGTGGATACTCGAAGTTTCCGGCGTGTAGTCTATACACTGATTGATAGTCTAAGCCAGGATGAATTCGGCTTAATCGCTCTGACCTCGATAAAAAATTTTGATGAATATACTTATAACCATTCACTTAATGTAGGAGTTTTATCCTTAGCCCTGGGGCAACGGCTGGATTTAGACCGGAAAAACCTCGTAAAATTGGGTACCGCTGGGCTACTCCATGATATCGGGAAGGTAGCCATTTCTAAAGCGCTCATTGATAAAGCCCAGAGCCTTACTGAGGAAGAATGGGAGATCATGAAAAAACATTCCACCTTCGGTGTGAACGAAATAATCAAGACTCGAGGTCTCGATGATATCTCTTTTGCTGCATTTCTCGCCGCCTATCAACATCACTGGAATTACGATGGTACCGGGTATCCAGACCGGTTCGATCCGAAAATGCAACCCAATTTATTTGCCCGTATCATCCGCATCTGCGATGCCTATGATGCCATGACCACCTCCCGTCCCTACCAGATTTTGCCCTATCCACCTCCGGTGGCGATTCGGGTGATATGGTCCCACGCCGGCTCCTATTTTGACCCGATCCTGGTCAAAGTCTTTATTCAAATCCTGGGCGTTTACCCGGTAAGCAGTTGTCTTGAACTGGATAATGCAGAAATCGCGGTGGTGATCCACCAGAATCCTGTGCACATTGACCGCCCCGTAATCAAAATCGTAATGAACAATAGAAAACAAAAAATTGCGGGTCCAGTCATTGATCTTAGCCAGGAAAAAAGGTTAAATATCATCCGGCCAGTTTATCCCCAAAAGTACGATCTCAACCCCGCTGAGTATTTACTTTAG